The Mus caroli chromosome 1, CAROLI_EIJ_v1.1, whole genome shotgun sequence genome has a window encoding:
- the Bend6 gene encoding BEN domain-containing protein 6 — translation MQKILQTDDITDNQVLRKRKRKRTETANSENANSALDKAQRDPYSGNAFLPGESSSDEETPLTELSKEELCNKIESLKEKLRSIRKENSRLRQSLVMLQVLPQAVTQFEELVGMAETLLKSGGAVSTPASTLWRATNNSSPDSFASLCSNSNSTSSSPSSVKAEEEQHPGEKQFTIERWQIARCNKSKPQKFINDLMQVLYTNEYMATHSLTGAKSSTSRDKVVKPAMNQNEVQEIIGVTKQVFPSADDVSIRRMIGQKLNNCTKKPNASKAPNSQDGILK, via the exons atgcagaaGATCTTGCAGACAGATGACATCACCGACAACCAagttcttagaaaaagaaagaggaaacggACAGAGACAGCGAACTCAGAAAATGCGAATAGTGCCCTGGATAAAGCACAG AGAGACCCATATTCAGGAAATGCTTTCCTGCCTGGGGAGAGTTCCAGTGATGAGGAAACACCCTTAACGGAACTGTCCAAGGAGGAACTGTGTAACAAAATCGAAAGCCTGAAAGAAAAACTAAGAAGCATCCGAAAGGAAAACAGCCGGCTTCGACAGTCTTTGGTCATGCTGCAAG TGTTACCTCAGGCAGTCACGCAGTTTGAAGAACTGGTTGGAATGGCAGAGACCCTCCTTAAGAGTGGAGGAGCCGTGTCCACACCAGCATCCACTCTCTGGAGAGCAACAAACAACTCCTCCCCAGATTCGTTTGCTTCTCTGTGCAGTAATTCCAACTCTACTTCCAGCTCCCCAAGTTCCGTGAAGGCTGAGGAAGAGCAGCATCCTGGTGAGAAGCAG tTCACGATTGAGAGATGGCAGATTGCCCGTTGTAATAAGAGCAAGCCTCAGAAATTTATTAATGATTTAATGCAAGTACTTTACACAAATGAGTACATGGCCACACACAGTCTGACTGGGGCAAAATCCTCCACTTCAAGGGACAAGGTTGTAAAACCAGCTATGAATCAGAATGAAGTTCAAGAAATCATAG GAGTAACAAAGCAGGTGTTTCCCAGTGCAGATGACGTCTCAATCAGACGGATGATAGGACAGAAGCTGAACAACTGCACGAAGAAGCCGAACGCGAGCAAAGCTCCGAACTCTCAGGATG gtatcttaaaataa